The Pseudolabrys sp. FHR47 genome contains a region encoding:
- a CDS encoding glycoside hydrolase/phage tail family protein: MAALLLSAAGSTVGRVFGSAGAIAGRLVGALAGNAIDQALFGGRERNVTGPRLSDLEVMASTDGASIPRVYGRARLAGQMIWATNLEEVVTTESQTTGGGKGMGGSRTTTNTTTYSYYANIALGLCEGKISAVRRVWADGKPLDLSGLTMRVYRGDETQTPDPLIVAKEGQAPAYRGLAYVVFERLPLEDFGNRIPQLTFEVVRAIGKLETMTRAVTLIPGSTEFGYAPSTVVQVMGPGTFAAENRHVSFAPSDIVASLDELQAVAPNLESVAIVVAWFGDDLRCGTCRIRPGIDNAVKQTDGVTHAIQTWVVAGVDRASAYVVSQHDGRAAYGGTPSDQSVRDLIAHLKARGLKVTLYPFVMMDIAAGNTRTDPYSGAGSQPLYPWRGRITCEPAPGVAGSPDGTATAADQVNAFFSGGPDGWNYRAMILHYAALAQEAGGVDAFLIGSELKALTRVRSASGVYPAVNALVALAAEVRAIVGGSTRITYGADWTEYGAHVVDAGASEVRFPLDALWASPNIDCVGIDYYAPLADWRDEADALDRELTDSPYRVDYLADGLKSGEAYDWYYVDDAARLAQERSAITDGLGKPWMFRQKDIWSFWSQLHHERVGGAELPTPTAWLPQSKPIWFTELGCPAVDKGANAPNVFPDPKSSESALPYFSNGQRDDLIQRRFLEAVLGTFDPDFGDASLNPVSSVYGGRMIAPGSIYLWTWDARPYPVFPAASDVWGDAGNWNTGHWLTGRLGSAPLDALVSALCADSGIANVDARDLGEGPEGYAVDRTMTPRAMLDPLALAFAFDAVEQDGVLRFRQRGGVPVAELTEDDLVLPDDAAPVRLTRAQDSDLPRQVSLAFTEIGTDYQRATAMSRRLVGASTRNASAELAMVWRGEQVERRANIWLQDLWATRERASFALPPSRLVLTPGDVAAITVNGRRRLIEIEEIADAESRAITARSIDPEVFNMALSPPGRQLVTVPAPVGPPHAIALDLPNLNSETLVALSRLAVFADPWPGAVAVWASRDGASFTRAALATAPCVIGETLDDLVVGPTARWHRTDVRVRIYGGALSSASDLAVLNGANAAALRNADGVWEVIQFAEAELIGERTYRLSKLLRGQAGSEWAMAPLLAAGAPFVLLDGRVVTIASGSDARDRTMQLRVVAAGRDTADAAALALDVTPQSTALKPLAPVHLRAARDAAGVTLRWIRRTRTEGDSWSGEVPLGEDSEAYEIDIMSGSTVKRTLTAATPSLFYAAADEIADFGAAQTSLTVRIAQLSATVGRGFTAQATFRV; the protein is encoded by the coding sequence ATGGCTGCATTATTACTCTCAGCCGCGGGCTCGACGGTCGGCCGCGTGTTCGGGTCGGCAGGCGCCATTGCCGGGCGCCTGGTCGGCGCACTCGCCGGCAATGCCATCGACCAGGCTTTGTTCGGCGGGCGCGAGCGCAATGTCACCGGGCCGCGGCTGTCCGATCTCGAGGTGATGGCCTCGACCGACGGCGCGTCGATCCCGCGCGTCTATGGCCGCGCGCGCCTCGCAGGGCAGATGATCTGGGCGACCAATCTCGAAGAGGTCGTGACCACGGAGAGCCAGACCACCGGCGGCGGCAAAGGCATGGGCGGCTCGCGCACCACCACCAACACGACGACTTATTCCTATTACGCCAATATCGCGCTCGGCCTGTGCGAAGGAAAGATCAGCGCGGTGCGCCGTGTCTGGGCCGACGGCAAGCCGCTCGATCTGTCCGGACTGACGATGCGCGTTTATCGCGGCGACGAGACGCAAACGCCGGACCCGCTGATCGTCGCCAAGGAAGGGCAGGCGCCGGCCTATCGCGGGCTTGCTTATGTCGTGTTCGAACGGCTGCCGCTCGAGGATTTCGGTAACCGCATCCCGCAATTGACGTTCGAGGTGGTGCGCGCCATCGGCAAGCTCGAGACCATGACGCGTGCGGTGACGCTTATTCCGGGCTCGACCGAGTTCGGTTATGCACCGTCGACCGTGGTGCAGGTGATGGGGCCGGGAACGTTCGCGGCCGAAAACCGGCATGTGAGCTTCGCGCCGTCCGATATCGTCGCCTCGCTCGACGAGTTGCAAGCGGTGGCGCCGAACCTGGAGAGCGTCGCCATTGTCGTTGCCTGGTTCGGCGACGACCTGCGCTGCGGCACATGCCGCATCAGGCCGGGCATCGACAATGCGGTGAAGCAGACCGACGGTGTGACGCATGCGATTCAGACCTGGGTCGTTGCTGGCGTCGATCGTGCGTCGGCCTATGTCGTCTCGCAGCACGACGGCCGCGCGGCCTATGGCGGCACGCCGTCGGACCAGAGCGTGCGCGACCTGATCGCGCATCTCAAAGCGCGCGGGCTGAAGGTGACGCTCTATCCCTTCGTGATGATGGATATTGCGGCCGGCAATACGCGCACCGATCCCTATAGCGGCGCGGGCTCGCAGCCGCTTTATCCGTGGCGCGGGCGCATCACTTGCGAGCCGGCGCCGGGTGTCGCCGGTTCGCCGGACGGCACCGCGACGGCGGCGGACCAGGTCAATGCTTTCTTCAGCGGTGGGCCGGATGGCTGGAATTATCGCGCCATGATCCTGCACTACGCCGCGCTGGCGCAGGAGGCGGGCGGCGTCGATGCTTTTCTAATCGGCTCGGAATTGAAGGCGCTGACGCGCGTGCGTTCAGCGTCCGGCGTCTATCCGGCGGTGAACGCGTTGGTCGCACTCGCCGCCGAGGTGCGCGCCATTGTCGGCGGTAGCACCAGGATCACCTACGGCGCCGACTGGACCGAATATGGCGCGCATGTCGTGGATGCTGGAGCGAGCGAGGTGCGCTTTCCGCTCGACGCACTATGGGCGTCGCCCAACATCGATTGCGTCGGCATCGACTATTACGCGCCGCTGGCCGACTGGCGCGATGAGGCTGATGCGCTCGACCGCGAACTTACCGACAGTCCGTATCGCGTTGATTATCTTGCCGACGGGCTGAAGAGCGGCGAGGCCTATGACTGGTACTATGTCGACGATGCGGCGCGCCTCGCGCAGGAGCGCAGCGCCATCACCGATGGACTCGGCAAGCCGTGGATGTTCCGCCAGAAGGACATCTGGAGTTTCTGGTCGCAACTTCATCATGAGCGAGTCGGCGGCGCCGAACTGCCGACGCCGACCGCCTGGCTGCCGCAATCAAAGCCGATCTGGTTCACCGAGCTTGGCTGTCCGGCGGTTGACAAGGGTGCCAACGCGCCGAATGTGTTTCCGGATCCGAAATCGTCGGAAAGCGCGCTGCCATATTTTTCCAACGGCCAGCGTGACGACCTGATCCAGCGGCGTTTTCTCGAAGCGGTGCTCGGGACCTTCGATCCCGATTTCGGCGACGCCAGCCTCAATCCGGTGTCGAGCGTTTATGGCGGGCGCATGATCGCGCCGGGCTCGATCTATCTATGGACCTGGGACGCGCGGCCTTATCCCGTGTTTCCGGCGGCGAGCGACGTGTGGGGCGATGCCGGCAATTGGAATACGGGGCACTGGCTGACGGGCCGGCTCGGCAGCGCGCCGCTCGATGCGCTGGTTAGTGCGCTCTGCGCCGACAGCGGCATCGCCAATGTCGACGCGCGCGATCTCGGCGAGGGGCCGGAGGGCTATGCCGTGGATCGGACGATGACGCCACGCGCGATGCTCGATCCGCTGGCACTGGCTTTCGCCTTCGATGCGGTCGAGCAGGATGGCGTGTTGCGCTTTCGTCAGCGCGGCGGCGTGCCTGTGGCTGAGCTTACCGAAGACGACCTGGTGTTGCCGGACGATGCGGCGCCGGTGCGACTAACGCGGGCGCAGGATAGCGATCTGCCGCGGCAGGTGTCGCTCGCATTCACGGAGATCGGCACCGACTATCAGCGCGCCACCGCAATGTCGCGCCGTCTGGTCGGCGCCTCGACGCGCAACGCCAGCGCCGAACTGGCGATGGTGTGGCGCGGCGAACAGGTCGAGCGGCGCGCCAATATCTGGCTGCAGGATCTGTGGGCAACGCGCGAGCGTGCGAGCTTCGCGCTACCGCCGAGTCGGCTCGTGCTGACGCCGGGCGATGTCGCGGCCATCACGGTGAACGGACGGCGGCGGCTGATCGAGATCGAGGAAATCGCCGACGCCGAGTCGCGCGCGATCACCGCGCGCTCGATCGATCCCGAGGTCTTCAATATGGCGCTGTCGCCGCCAGGGCGGCAACTGGTGACGGTCCCGGCGCCGGTCGGGCCACCGCATGCCATTGCGCTCGATCTGCCGAACCTGAATTCCGAGACGCTTGTGGCGTTGTCGCGACTCGCGGTGTTCGCCGATCCGTGGCCGGGGGCGGTGGCGGTGTGGGCCTCGCGCGATGGGGCCAGCTTTACGCGTGCCGCGCTCGCCACCGCGCCCTGTGTCATTGGCGAGACGCTCGATGATCTTGTCGTCGGACCGACGGCACGCTGGCATCGCACCGATGTGCGGGTGAGGATCTATGGCGGCGCGCTGTCGTCGGCGTCCGATCTCGCTGTTCTCAATGGCGCCAATGCGGCGGCGCTGCGCAATGCCGATGGCGTTTGGGAAGTGATCCAGTTTGCCGAAGCCGAACTGATCGGCGAGCGCACCTATAGGCTTTCGAAACTGCTGCGCGGCCAGGCCGGCAGCGAATGGGCGATGGCGCCGTTGCTGGCGGCGGGCGCGCCTTTCGTGCTGCTCGACGGCCGTGTGGTCACCATCGCCAGCGGCAGCGACGCGCGCGACCGCACGATGCAGTTGCGTGTTGTTGCCGCCGGCCGTGACACCGCCGACGCCGCCGCACTGGCGCTCGACGTGACGCCGCAGTCGACCGCGCTCAAGCCGTTGGCGCCGGTGCATCTGCGCGCCGCGCGCGATGCTGCCGGCGTGACCTTGCGCTGGATCCGCCGCACGCGCACCGAGGGCGATAGCTGGAGCGGCGAGGTGCCGCTTGGCGAGGACAGCGAAGCTTATGAGATCGACATCATGTCGGGCAGCACGGTGAAGCGCACGCTGACAGCGGCGACACCGTCGCTGTTCTATGCCGCGGCCGACGAGATCGCCGATTTCGGCGCGGCGCAAACCAGCCTCACCGTCCGTATCGCGCAACTGTCGGCGACGGTTGGGCGCGGATTCACGGCGCAAGCGACCTTCCGGGTCTGA
- a CDS encoding NlpC/P60 family protein: MTREDIIAEARSWIGTPYRHQASLKGIGCDCLGLVRGVWRNVIGIEPERAPPYAPDWAEAARGEPLAEAAARHLSPIACDQFAEGDVLLFRWRDNLAAKHMAIVTARDLMVHAHDGACVAEVALAPWWRRRIAYAFRFPGVS; this comes from the coding sequence ATGACACGCGAAGATATCATCGCCGAAGCGCGGTCGTGGATCGGCACGCCGTACCGGCATCAGGCATCGCTCAAGGGCATCGGCTGCGATTGTCTGGGGCTGGTGCGCGGCGTATGGCGCAATGTCATCGGCATCGAGCCGGAACGCGCGCCGCCTTACGCACCGGACTGGGCCGAAGCCGCGCGCGGCGAGCCTTTGGCCGAGGCTGCGGCGCGGCATCTCTCGCCCATCGCTTGCGATCAATTCGCCGAAGGCGATGTGCTGTTGTTCCGTTGGCGCGACAACCTTGCCGCCAAGCATATGGCGATCGTAACCGCGCGCGATCTCATGGTGCATGCGCATGATGGCGCCTGCGTCGCGGAAGTCGCGCTGGCGCCGTGGTGGCGCCGCCGTATCGCCTATGCCTTCCGGTTTCCGGGGGTGAGTTAG
- a CDS encoding DUF2163 domain-containing protein, whose product MRTVPTALQEKLDSGVTTLCRCWIVTRRDGVVQGFTDHDEDVVVAGTTCRAGIGLTGSEVAQKQGLAVDSSELSGALSADTLNEDDLAAGLYDAADVELWLTDWSEPTLHVMIAKGTLGEVQRDGTAFVAEVRGLSQALGEESGRLYTSSCAADLGDARCKIDLNAPACKGAGVVLVVTATSSFTAGGLDAYADGWFTAGKLTFTGGANAGLSMEVKAHRNGGDVRFDLWQAMPQPIGAGDTFTVTAGCDKRFATCHDRFNNIVNFRGFPHIPGNDFVLRYPVAGEPGNDGSSLQS is encoded by the coding sequence ATGAGAACCGTCCCCACCGCCTTGCAGGAGAAGCTCGACTCCGGCGTCACCACGCTATGCCGCTGCTGGATCGTCACCCGGCGCGACGGCGTGGTGCAGGGCTTCACCGATCACGACGAGGATGTCGTCGTCGCCGGCACGACCTGTCGCGCCGGCATCGGCTTGACCGGCAGCGAGGTGGCGCAAAAGCAGGGCCTTGCCGTCGACTCGTCCGAGCTTTCGGGCGCGCTGAGCGCCGACACGCTCAACGAGGACGATCTCGCCGCCGGCCTCTATGACGCAGCAGATGTCGAGCTCTGGCTCACCGACTGGAGCGAGCCCACGTTGCACGTCATGATCGCCAAGGGCACGCTCGGCGAAGTGCAACGCGACGGTACGGCCTTTGTCGCCGAGGTGCGCGGATTGAGCCAGGCGCTCGGCGAGGAGAGCGGGCGGCTTTACACCTCGAGCTGCGCGGCCGATCTCGGCGACGCCCGATGCAAAATCGATCTCAACGCACCGGCGTGCAAGGGCGCGGGTGTCGTGCTTGTTGTGACGGCGACGTCGAGCTTCACGGCCGGCGGGCTCGACGCCTATGCCGACGGCTGGTTCACCGCGGGCAAGCTCACCTTCACCGGCGGAGCCAATGCCGGGCTGTCGATGGAAGTGAAGGCGCATCGCAATGGCGGCGATGTCCGCTTCGACCTGTGGCAGGCCATGCCGCAGCCGATCGGGGCGGGCGATACGTTCACCGTGACGGCCGGCTGCGACAAGCGCTTCGCGACATGTCACGACCGCTTCAACAACATCGTCAACTTCCGCGGCTTCCCGCACATTCCCGGCAACGATTTCGTGCTGCGCTATCCGGTGGCGGGCGAACCGGGGAATGATGGCAGCAGTTTGCAGTCCTAG
- a CDS encoding DUF2460 domain-containing protein, giving the protein MTAFHEVLFPLDIALKSSGGPERRTDVVTLGSGREERNARWAHSRRRYDAGYGVKTHQALSQVIEFFEERRGRLHGFRWRDRLDHSSAAPGASVTALDQVIGMGDGETASFALTKTYGGVHAPYQRRIEKPVAGSLRVAVAGVEVAGSAFTLDTATGIVTFLAGHIPANGQAVTAGFLFDVPVRFDTDYLEVDLSAFAAGTIPKIPLVEIKP; this is encoded by the coding sequence ATGACGGCATTTCACGAGGTGCTGTTTCCGCTCGACATCGCGCTCAAGAGCTCCGGCGGGCCCGAGCGCCGCACCGATGTGGTGACGCTTGGCTCGGGCCGCGAGGAGCGCAACGCGCGCTGGGCGCATTCGCGCCGCCGTTACGACGCCGGCTATGGCGTCAAGACGCATCAGGCGCTGTCGCAGGTGATCGAGTTCTTCGAGGAGCGGCGCGGGCGGCTGCACGGCTTTCGTTGGCGCGACCGGCTCGATCATTCTTCCGCAGCGCCCGGCGCCAGCGTGACGGCGCTCGACCAGGTGATTGGCATGGGCGATGGCGAGACCGCAAGCTTCGCGCTCACGAAAACCTATGGTGGCGTTCACGCGCCGTATCAAAGACGCATCGAGAAGCCGGTGGCGGGATCGTTGCGTGTCGCGGTGGCAGGTGTCGAGGTGGCCGGTTCGGCGTTCACGCTCGATACGGCAACGGGAATCGTCACGTTTCTCGCCGGGCATATCCCGGCGAACGGACAGGCGGTGACGGCGGGCTTCCTGTTCGATGTGCCGGTGCGCTTCGACACCGATTATCTCGAGGTCGATCTGTCGGCTTTCGCGGCGGGAACGATCCCGAAGATCCCGCTGGTGGAGATCAAACCATGA
- a CDS encoding phage tail tape measure protein — protein MSDSYGFSDSTSLVEGDLQGTIDKTTGSTNALGVSIGQFSTLITRAFSQAVTGGKQFDDVLKNVALSLSKLAVQSAFKSVTQGISGSVEQSTGGALSITPFATGGVIGAPSYFPMSGGLGLAGEAGPEAIMPLSRGPDGRLGIASGTGAAANITVQIATPDAGSFRRSEAYLTGQIARAVSRGQRNL, from the coding sequence ATGAGCGATAGTTACGGTTTCAGCGACAGCACCAGCCTGGTGGAAGGCGATCTGCAGGGCACGATCGACAAGACGACCGGCAGCACCAATGCGCTCGGCGTCAGCATCGGCCAATTCTCGACGTTGATCACGCGCGCTTTCTCCCAGGCGGTGACCGGCGGCAAGCAGTTCGACGACGTGTTGAAGAACGTGGCGCTCAGCCTGTCGAAGCTGGCGGTGCAGAGTGCGTTCAAGTCGGTGACGCAGGGGATTTCCGGCAGCGTCGAGCAGAGTACCGGCGGGGCGCTGAGCATTACGCCGTTTGCCACCGGCGGCGTGATCGGCGCCCCCAGCTACTTTCCGATGAGCGGCGGACTTGGTCTCGCGGGCGAAGCCGGCCCGGAAGCGATCATGCCTTTGTCGCGCGGACCCGATGGACGGCTCGGCATTGCCAGCGGCACTGGCGCGGCCGCCAATATCACGGTGCAGATCGCGACGCCGGACGCCGGCAGCTTCCGCCGTTCGGAGGCTTACCTCACTGGACAGATCGCGCGCGCGGTGTCGCGTGGGCAGAGGAACTTGTGA